A single Chitinivibrionia bacterium DNA region contains:
- a CDS encoding isoprenyl transferase — MDKKMVVPKHCAVIMDGNGRWAKQRNLARPFGHKEGAKATHNLVESCVNLGLEVLSIYVFSSENWNRPANEVSALMKLLVEMIKKELPNLMQKNVKVRLMGDADLLPEKARKDLFESINKTSKNTGLTLCLAISYGGRNEIVRAAKLFAKDCLEQKANTDDITIEKLSAYMYLPDICDPELVIRTGGDKRISNFMLWQSAYSEFYFTDTLWPDFKEEELIKAFEQFSKTDRRFGKVKEDEDD; from the coding sequence ATGGACAAAAAAATGGTGGTGCCGAAGCATTGCGCCGTTATTATGGACGGGAACGGAAGATGGGCGAAACAGAGAAATCTGGCTCGTCCGTTTGGGCATAAAGAAGGCGCGAAGGCAACGCATAATTTGGTTGAGAGTTGCGTTAATTTGGGGCTTGAAGTCCTTTCGATTTACGTTTTTTCGAGCGAAAACTGGAACCGCCCCGCAAATGAAGTAAGCGCGCTTATGAAACTTCTGGTGGAAATGATAAAAAAAGAATTGCCGAATCTTATGCAAAAAAACGTGAAAGTGCGACTTATGGGCGATGCGGATTTGCTTCCCGAAAAAGCGAGAAAAGACCTTTTTGAAAGCATAAATAAAACGTCGAAGAATACAGGGCTAACTCTCTGCCTTGCAATAAGTTATGGCGGAAGAAACGAAATAGTTCGCGCCGCAAAATTGTTTGCGAAAGACTGCTTAGAGCAAAAGGCGAACACAGACGACATAACAATCGAAAAACTAAGCGCTTATATGTATCTTCCCGATATTTGCGACCCCGAACTTGTAATACGAACGGGCGGCGACAAACGAATAAGTAATTTTATGCTTTGGCAATCGGCATATTCCGAATTTTATTTTACCGACACGCTTTGGCCCGATTTTAAGGAAGAAGAACTTATAAAAGCATTTGAACAATTTTCAAAAACAGACAGACGATTTGGAAAGGTTAAGGAAGATGAAGACGATTAA